A region from the Variovorax sp. RKNM96 genome encodes:
- a CDS encoding ABC transporter permease — MKSASLRYIASRAGGMLVVLAIVAVLVFVLTRAASGDPVSVLLGDQATAADIARVQKDYGLDKPLPVQFGYWLREVLQGNLGTSIFLQRPVTQALWERAEPTTLLALMAVAIAALIGVPCGIVSAVFRGRVVDQLFTGVAMLGASIPSFWLGIVLIQIFAVSFGWFPVSGYGAPDAALAERLHSLVLPAAVLGLLNSALIIRFTRASMLDVLGEDYVRTARSKGLSESKVVLKHALRNALVPIVTVIGLTVALMIGGAVITETVFGLPGVGNLVVSAVLRRDYPVIQGALLVIAAIYVLINFSIDLLYAVVDPRVKV, encoded by the coding sequence CGTGCTCACGCGCGCCGCATCGGGCGATCCGGTCTCGGTGCTGCTGGGCGACCAGGCCACAGCCGCCGACATCGCGCGCGTGCAGAAGGACTACGGCCTCGACAAGCCGCTGCCCGTGCAGTTCGGCTACTGGCTGCGCGAAGTGCTGCAGGGCAACCTGGGCACCTCGATCTTCCTGCAGCGCCCGGTGACGCAGGCGCTGTGGGAGCGCGCCGAGCCCACCACGCTGCTCGCGCTCATGGCCGTGGCCATCGCGGCGCTGATCGGCGTGCCCTGCGGCATCGTCTCGGCCGTGTTCCGCGGCCGCGTGGTCGACCAGCTCTTCACGGGCGTCGCGATGCTCGGCGCGAGCATTCCGAGCTTCTGGCTGGGCATCGTGCTGATCCAGATCTTCGCGGTGTCGTTCGGATGGTTCCCGGTCTCCGGCTACGGCGCGCCCGATGCGGCGTTGGCCGAGCGGCTGCATTCGCTGGTGCTGCCGGCGGCGGTGCTGGGCCTCCTGAATTCGGCACTCATCATTCGCTTCACCCGCGCCTCGATGCTCGACGTGCTCGGCGAAGACTACGTGCGCACCGCGCGCTCCAAGGGCCTGAGCGAAAGCAAGGTGGTGCTCAAGCATGCGCTGCGCAATGCGCTGGTGCCCATCGTCACGGTGATCGGCCTGACGGTCGCGCTGATGATCGGCGGCGCCGTCATCACCGAGACGGTGTTCGGCCTGCCGGGCGTCGGCAACCTCGTGGTGAGTGCAGTGCTGCGGCGCGACTACCCGGTGATCCAGGGGGCGCTGCTCGTGATTGCAGCGATCTACGTGCTCATCAATTTCTCGATCGATCTGCTGTATGCGGTGGTCGATCCTCGTGTGAAGGTCTGA